A single window of Sporosarcina sp. FSL W7-1349 DNA harbors:
- the aroC gene encoding chorismate synthase: MRYFTAGESHGPQLTAIIEGLPAQMELTAEMINKELTRRQGGHGRGRRMQIEKDQVEITSGVRHGKTLGSPVTLTVVNDDWKHWTSIMGIEPLPEDTKPEDIRRQITRPRPGHADLVGGIKYGHRDLRNILERSSARETTMRVAIGAVAKQFLRELGIRTVSHVTEIGGIPTNPDTYAGKGAEELREIVESDPVYCADPEASQRMVEAIDVAKERGDTIGGVVEVVIEGCPPGIGSHVQFDRKLDGKLAGAMMSINAFKGVEIGLGFEMAKKYGSEVHDEIAWDAERGYYRKSNRLGGLEGGMTSGMPIVIRGVMKPIPTLYKPLESVDIDSKEPFVATIERSDPCAVPAASVVAEHVIATELAKAIMDEFRSDRMDALQQDIEAYRRYTKEF, translated from the coding sequence ATGAGATATTTTACGGCCGGTGAATCACATGGTCCACAACTGACGGCAATCATCGAAGGGCTGCCCGCCCAAATGGAATTGACTGCTGAGATGATCAATAAAGAGCTGACAAGAAGGCAAGGCGGTCATGGCCGGGGCAGACGGATGCAAATCGAGAAAGACCAAGTGGAAATCACATCAGGCGTGCGGCACGGCAAGACACTCGGCTCGCCAGTGACGTTGACGGTCGTCAATGACGATTGGAAGCATTGGACGTCGATTATGGGCATCGAGCCGCTTCCGGAGGATACGAAACCGGAAGATATCCGCAGACAGATTACGAGACCCCGTCCCGGGCATGCGGACTTGGTCGGCGGCATTAAATATGGCCATCGCGATTTGCGGAATATACTGGAACGGTCTTCCGCACGGGAGACGACGATGCGTGTGGCAATCGGAGCAGTGGCTAAACAGTTTCTTCGCGAATTGGGCATCCGCACAGTCTCCCATGTGACGGAAATCGGTGGTATTCCGACCAATCCGGATACGTACGCGGGGAAAGGGGCGGAAGAGCTCCGGGAGATCGTTGAGAGCGACCCAGTCTATTGTGCAGATCCGGAAGCATCCCAACGGATGGTCGAAGCGATCGACGTAGCGAAGGAACGCGGCGATACGATTGGCGGCGTCGTGGAAGTGGTCATCGAAGGATGTCCTCCGGGAATCGGCAGCCATGTCCAATTCGATCGGAAGCTGGACGGTAAATTGGCAGGCGCCATGATGAGCATCAACGCCTTCAAAGGTGTCGAAATCGGCCTCGGTTTCGAAATGGCGAAGAAATATGGAAGTGAAGTGCATGATGAAATCGCCTGGGATGCGGAGCGCGGCTATTATCGGAAGTCCAATCGTCTCGGGGGCCTGGAAGGCGGCATGACATCGGGTATGCCGATTGTCATCCGCGGGGTGATGAAACCGATCCCGACCCTTTACAAACCGTTGGAAAGTGTCGATATAGATTCCAAGGAGCCGTTTGTCGCTACGATCGAGCGTTCCGACCCGTGTGCAGTGCCCGCTGCGTCCGTCGTTGCGGAGCATGTCATCGCGACAGAGCTGGCGAAAGCGATCATGGACGAGTTCCGCTCCGATCGGATGGATGCCTTGCAACAGGATATAGAAGCGTACAGACGCTATACAAAGGAGTTTTAA
- a CDS encoding demethylmenaquinone methyltransferase, giving the protein MTISKEQKVHKVFEKISGDYDKMNSVISFNQHKKWREDIMKRMAIPKGAHALDVCCGTADWTLAISEAAGPEGKVVGLDFSEGMLEAAQPKVADHPNITLQQGNAMSLPFADESFDYVTIGFGLRNVPDYATVLSEMHRVLKPGGMIACLETSQPEAPGYRQLFRFYFRFIMPVLGKVFAKSYKEYSWLQESANDFPGMKQLAQLFVDVGFQDVSYKSYSGGAAAGHIGYKQ; this is encoded by the coding sequence TTGACGATTTCTAAAGAACAGAAAGTACATAAAGTATTTGAGAAAATATCCGGTGATTACGACAAGATGAATTCGGTCATCAGTTTTAATCAACATAAGAAATGGCGAGAGGATATCATGAAGCGGATGGCGATCCCGAAAGGGGCCCATGCGCTTGATGTTTGTTGTGGAACGGCGGATTGGACACTTGCCATTTCGGAAGCGGCCGGGCCGGAAGGGAAAGTGGTCGGCCTCGATTTCAGCGAGGGCATGTTGGAAGCCGCCCAGCCGAAAGTGGCGGACCATCCGAATATTACGCTTCAGCAAGGCAATGCCATGTCATTGCCATTTGCGGACGAGTCCTTCGATTATGTGACAATCGGCTTCGGCTTGCGCAATGTCCCGGATTATGCAACTGTCCTATCCGAGATGCACCGTGTGCTAAAACCGGGCGGGATGATCGCCTGTCTGGAAACTTCCCAGCCTGAGGCGCCGGGCTATCGCCAACTGTTCCGGTTTTATTTCCGGTTCATCATGCCGGTGCTCGGAAAAGTGTTTGCCAAAAGCTATAAGGAATATTCTTGGCTGCAGGAATCGGCAAACGATTTCCCGGGCATGAAGCAGCTGGCCCAACTATTTGTCGATGTCGGCTTCCAGGATGTCTCCTATAAATCCTACAGTGGCGGCGCGGCGGCGGGCCACATCGGATACAAACAATAA
- a CDS encoding polyprenyl synthetase family protein, translating to MEKMKLMSLYTNFRKDLTYVEKELERSVHSSSPVIEQASLHLLRAGGKRIRPIFVILASKFGDYSMQEMAKVAVSLELIHMASLVHDDVIDDSDMRRGMETVKARWDNRVAMYTGDFIFSRALTSIGEIEVQAVHQLLADTMLEICKGEIIQIEYQQKVDQSIRDYLRRIKRKTALLLSSSCALGGLVSNVEPALVKRLGRFGYYAGMAFQIVDDILDITSTDKDLGKPAGSDLLNGHLTLPILYIKDDAGFRPYMEQAFDGSLTENGRREMLAFIRRSGAIEKAQKVSDLYLQKALDEIEAFPDGDAKKAFMQIAAFIGKRKY from the coding sequence TTGGAAAAAATGAAGTTGATGTCGCTGTATACCAACTTCCGAAAAGACCTCACGTATGTTGAGAAGGAATTGGAGCGCTCGGTCCACTCTTCTTCCCCTGTCATTGAACAAGCTTCTTTGCATTTGCTGCGGGCGGGCGGCAAGCGAATCCGTCCGATTTTCGTCATCTTGGCATCTAAATTCGGTGACTATTCCATGCAAGAGATGGCAAAGGTGGCCGTTTCATTGGAGCTTATTCATATGGCCTCTCTCGTGCATGATGACGTGATTGATGATTCGGATATGCGGCGAGGGATGGAAACTGTGAAAGCGAGATGGGATAACCGGGTGGCGATGTATACGGGCGACTTCATCTTTTCCCGGGCGCTCACCTCGATCGGGGAAATCGAAGTCCAAGCCGTCCATCAGCTCCTGGCCGATACGATGCTGGAAATATGCAAAGGGGAAATTATCCAAATCGAATATCAACAAAAAGTGGATCAATCCATTCGGGATTATTTGCGGCGCATCAAACGGAAGACGGCCCTGCTTTTATCGTCTAGCTGTGCATTGGGCGGCCTCGTCTCCAATGTAGAACCCGCCCTTGTGAAGCGGCTGGGGCGTTTCGGCTACTATGCGGGAATGGCTTTCCAGATTGTCGATGATATTTTGGATATCACATCAACAGACAAAGATTTGGGGAAACCGGCGGGCAGCGACTTGCTCAATGGCCATTTGACATTGCCCATTTTGTATATCAAAGACGATGCGGGATTCCGACCGTATATGGAACAGGCGTTTGACGGCAGTTTGACCGAAAACGGACGGCGTGAAATGCTTGCGTTCATCCGCCGTTCGGGTGCGATTGAAAAAGCGCAGAAAGTGAGCGATCTCTATTTACAGAAAGCGCTGGATGAAATCGAAGCTTTCCCGGACGGAGATGCGAAAAAAGCATTCATGCAAATCGCCGCCTTTATCGGCAAGCGGAAATATTGA
- the ndk gene encoding nucleoside-diphosphate kinase yields MERTFLMVKPDGVQRNLIGEIVSRFENKGFQLVGGKLMQISQELAEQHYGEHKERPFFGELVEFITSGPVFAMVWEGENVISTARLMMGATNPKESAPGTIRGDFAVTVGKNIIHGSDSPESAVREIGLFFKEEELVSYDKSMNNWIN; encoded by the coding sequence ATGGAAAGAACATTTTTAATGGTAAAGCCTGACGGCGTACAACGTAATCTAATCGGCGAAATCGTGAGCCGTTTTGAAAACAAAGGATTCCAATTGGTTGGCGGTAAATTGATGCAAATCTCACAAGAGCTTGCGGAGCAACATTACGGTGAGCACAAAGAACGCCCATTCTTCGGTGAATTGGTTGAATTCATCACATCTGGCCCAGTGTTCGCGATGGTGTGGGAAGGCGAAAACGTCATCTCGACAGCACGTTTGATGATGGGAGCAACAAATCCGAAAGAATCCGCACCTGGCACGATCCGCGGCGACTTCGCGGTTACCGTCGGCAAAAACATCATCCACGGTTCCGACTCTCCTGAATCGGCAGTTCGTGAAATCGGCCTTTTCTTCAAAGAAGAAGAGCTCGTGTCTTATGACAAATCAATGAACAATTGGATCAACTGA
- a CDS encoding CheR family methyltransferase codes for MADYETFIGNIKRKTGIDLSLYKEAQMKRRLTSLYEKRGFRNFNDYYSAIHNNKEMLDEFLDRMTINVSEFYRNAQRWDVLEKKIFPKLLANNKRLKIWSAACSTGEEPYTIAMVLSTHIPLRDISVFASDLDLGVLEKAKVGLYPERSLKEVPAPIITKYFNNEGAFYQVKDEVKRTVTFKQHNLLDDRYDTGYDLIVCRNVMIYFTEEAKDQIYMNFANSLKPGGILFVGSTEQIFNPGKYGFESEDTFFYRKI; via the coding sequence TTGGCTGATTATGAGACATTTATCGGAAATATTAAACGGAAAACGGGGATTGATCTGTCGCTTTATAAAGAAGCACAGATGAAAAGAAGGTTGACTTCCCTTTATGAAAAAAGAGGGTTCCGGAATTTCAATGACTATTACTCCGCCATACATAATAATAAAGAAATGCTGGATGAATTTTTGGACAGGATGACGATCAATGTGTCGGAATTTTATCGAAATGCGCAGCGTTGGGACGTGTTGGAAAAGAAAATCTTCCCGAAGCTGCTCGCGAACAATAAAAGACTGAAAATCTGGAGTGCTGCCTGTTCGACGGGAGAAGAGCCCTACACGATCGCCATGGTACTGTCCACTCATATTCCGCTGCGCGACATCTCGGTGTTTGCGAGCGATCTCGACCTCGGCGTATTGGAGAAAGCGAAGGTTGGTCTGTATCCGGAACGGTCGTTGAAAGAGGTCCCCGCCCCGATTATCACGAAGTATTTCAATAATGAGGGCGCCTTCTATCAAGTGAAGGACGAAGTGAAGCGCACCGTGACATTCAAGCAGCATAATTTGCTTGATGATCGATATGACACCGGTTATGACTTGATCGTCTGCCGGAATGTGATGATTTATTTCACAGAAGAGGCGAAGGACCAGATCTACATGAACTTCGCCAACTCGTTGAAACCGGGTGGCATCCTCTTTGTCGGAAGCACCGAACAGATTTTCAATCCGGGAAAATACGGTTTCGAATCAGAAGATACATTCTTCTATCGCAAGATTTGA